One genomic segment of Brassica napus cultivar Da-Ae chromosome A3, Da-Ae, whole genome shotgun sequence includes these proteins:
- the LOC111198015 gene encoding uncharacterized protein LOC111198015 isoform X2 yields the protein MFLSTENPPHDPLSSSSPATSSLLHLTTSSHELGQSHLQNFSIRDYAYSNRKNSIKNSWPFSPKSLQICSTHGVTDPLPPFETTASSSSGKQIVSHVHRGTGLAKLGLKGGCSQSRVIKNGFGTSTSVSKSKVEIVVAGTSNNNKNSKKCGRGGGGMVKSKEDTCGGGLVMTTTCPICKTFSSASNTTLNAHIDQCLSADSELPPVSTYKPNKHRVDQRLSVDSAVPPVSSTKPNKPRVNQCLSVDLSVPPVSTKPNKPRAKPQMKVKTMVDIYASAKRCTLEDLDKRNGTTWVSILSHTNRVVADKVSKKRKASPVGVGPVYIDAKGQKLRILTEFSEKKTCTTTTLREQHEGGSSEKKSSSQGSKENSKSLRKRRLGKKHYKYLKLTNLKANNTSEVPDYQRVFCGEGSSKGHRRIYNQRMLSKPGLVSKRLNEKGHKLYDLRDQPSEDDDDSWSGGERLVLRGTDSSPLKKQKEVSGRNKAMFGSKGAQSRSFRVQMSEKEEASLAVAHLDTLQVKKRLASIQENKYPLGKNVSEVSPRATSMRKVSPQFVANGWRRLSLPVELKKARLDSSEEEEAGKWESEMTQERELSDDDYVSGYDDTPSFDDDDDEESSDEEDEDNSNNNNSRANVLDKSNDATPSERAMYYYSEEVEEMIYRQTTCDEDVRFESEVRGKGSLFVEVDTIPIPGPPGSFLPSPRDMCYDENLGNSSVITSQFHSFDRNSSESPVSAVSNVAPGKLSFPVELSSSYTTTPISFCVPSHHETITEAELMTVGKTEPPPRLRSNDHESCCCCQRKERISEGIALNHQTSHLLQRRGASYSSHLDTTNHPFEESPYMIQQDLELQSKFSSRAVVVPPSPNPVLRLMGKDLMVMNQGEADKVEASRDSLKPPTQFLDSLHCPAGTGLYFNTGLYLRNSFESTHHQPQTPQAQAQTQTQASPFRHSFDDHVRYFSPS from the exons ATGTTCTTGTCCACTGAGAACCCACCACATGACCcactttcatcttcttctcctgctACTTCCAGTTTATTACATCTCACCACTTCTTCACATGAGTTAGGTCAATCCCATCTCCAAAACTTCTCCATCAG AGATTACGCGTATAGTAACAGAAAGAACAGCATCAAGAACAGCTGGCCATTTTCTCCTAAAAGTCTCCAAATTTGTTCAACTCATGGCGTAACTGATCCTTTGCCACCGTTTGAGACAACGGCTAGTTCATCGTCAGGGAAGCAGATCGTATCTCATGTCCATAGAGGAACTGGTTTGGCTAAACTTGGGCTAAAAGGAGGTTGTAGCCAATCAAGGGTCATCAAGAATGGTTTTGGTACGAGTACAAGTGTTTCGAAGTCTAAGGTAGAGATAGTAGTAGCTGGTACAAGTAATAACAACAAGAACAGTAAAAAGTGTggacgaggaggaggaggaatgGTGAAATCCAAAGAAGATACTTGTGGTGGTGGCCTCGTGATGACGACAACATGTCCTATTTGCAAAACCTTCTCATCAGCTTCCAACACTACTTTGAATGCTCACATCGATCAGTGTCTGTCTGCTGATTCAGAACTGCCACCTGTTAGTACTTATAAGCCAAACAAGCATAGAGTTGATCAGCGTCTGTCTGTTGATTCAGCCGTGCCACCTGTTAGTAGTACTAAGCCAAACAAGCCTAGAGTTAATCAGTGTCTGTCTGTTGATTTATCCGTGCCACCGGTTAGCACCAAGCCAAACAAGCCTAGAGCTAAGCCACAGATGAAAGTTAAAACGATGGTTGATATTTATGCTTCTGCTAAAAGATGCACGTTAGAAGATCTTGACAAGAGAAATGGAACTACGTGGGTGTCCATTTTGAGTCACACGAATCGAGTTGTTGCTGATAAAGTGTCCAAGAAGCGGAAAGCTTCTCCTGTGGGCGTTGGTCCGGTTTATATCGATGCCAAGGGTCAAAAACTGCGGATTCTAACAGAGTTCAGCGAGAAGAAGACTTGTACTACTACTACATTGAGAGAGCAGCATGAGGGTGGTAGTAGTGAAAAGAAGAGTTCAAGCCAAGGTAGTAAAGAAAACAGTAAAAGCTTGAGGAAGAGACGTCTGGGAAAGAAACATTACAAGTATCTTAAACTAACCAATCTCAAAGCCAATAATACATCAGAg GTACCAGATTATCAAAGAGTGTTTTGCGGAGAAGGTAGCAGCAAGGGTCATCGTAGAATCTATAACCAGCGGATGTTATCAAAACCTGGTCTGGTTTCAAAGAGGCTAAATGAGAAAGGACATAAACTTTATGATTTGCGGGATCAGCCAtctgaggatgatgatgattcatGGTCAGGAGGAGAGCGTCTTGTGTTGAGAGGTACTGATTCATCCCCTTTGAAGAAACAGAAGGAAGTCTCTGGAAGGAATAAGGCTATGTTTGGGAGTAAAGGAGCTCAAAGTCGTTCATTTAGAGTTCAGATGAGTGAAAAGGAGGAGGCATCACTTGCAGTAGCTCATTTAGACACCCTCCAAGTCAAGAAGAGACTTGCTTCGATTCAAGAAAATAAGTATCCACTTGGAAAGAATGTCAGCGAGGTTTCTCCTCGTGCAACTAGCATGAGAAAGGTGTCCCCACAATTCGTAGCAAATGGCTGGAGACGACTATCTCTGCCTGTGGAGCTAAAGAAAGCTCGGCTGGATTCgtctgaggaagaagaagctggaAAATGGGAATCTGAAATGACACAAGAACGTGAACTCTCAGATGATGATTATGTTTCTGGTTATGATGATACTCCTTcatttgatgatgatgatgacgaagaAAGTAGTGATGAGGAGGATGAAGATAatagcaacaacaacaacagtagAGCCAATGTGTTGGACAAAAGCAATGATGCTACACCTAGCGAGAGAGCAATGTATTATTACTCTGAAGAAGTTGAGGAAATGATTTATAGGCAAACCACTTGTGATGAAGATGTGAGGTTTGAATCTGAGGTGAGAGGAAAAGGAAGCTTATTTGTAGAGGTTGATACCATTCCCATTCCAGGACCTCCTGGCTCATTTCTACCTAGTCCCAGGGACATGTGTTACGATGAGAATCTTGGAAACTCGTCTGTTATCACAAGCCAGTTCCATTCTTTCGACAGAAACTCATCTGAATCACCTGTTTCTGCTGTTTCAAACGTTGCACCTGGTAAGTTGAGTTTCCCTGTGGAGTTATCTTCTTCCTACACGACAACACCGATAAGCTTTTGTGTTCCATCTCATCATGAGACAATCACCGAGGCTGAGCTGATGACTGTTGGCAAGACAGAACCACCTCCAAGACTTAGAAGCAACGATCATGAGTCTTGTTGTTGTTGCCAGAGAAAAGAGAGAATCTCTGAGGGGATTGCTTTGAATCATCAAACATCTCATCTACTGCAGAGAAGAGGTGCTTCTTATTCGTCACATTTGGATACAACAAATCATCCGTTTGAGGAGTCACCGTACATGATCCAGCAAGACTTAGAACTTCAGAGTAAATTCTCCAGCAGAGCTGTTGTTGTGCCTCCAAGTCCTAACCCGGTTTTGCGGTTGATGGGAAAAGACCTGATGGTCATGAACCAAGGAGAAGCAGACAAGGTAGAAGCATCTCGGGATAGCTTAAAACCACCCACTCAGTTTCTTGATTCTCTTCATTGCCCAGCTGGAACCGGCTTATACTTCAACACAGGTCTCTATTTAAGAAACAGTTTCGAGTCAACACATCATCAACCACAGACACCACAAGCACAAGCACAGACACAAACACAAGCTTCACCATTCCGACACAGTTTTGATGATCATGTAAGGTACTTTTCTCCGAGCTAG
- the LOC125600488 gene encoding zinc finger protein ZAT9-like, producing the protein MCSECGKQCMSGKALGGHKRIHVLENQNKSGESEIDCSVCHKKFTSRKTLYGHMRFHPDRAWKGVLPPPPPPPPHPLGNSSSSTLSIDDHHVGEFTSSDHDDDDDDDGYDNIDAKDLMLLATTAEAVNLDVAETSDSHSAEDMKKKKKRRVSEIEKVSSSTHDHHQVGDVVASAAEEGSGAREKHVCVTCNKSFTSYQALGGHRASHNKAKILENHQARANSEALLLGTEENRIGLASAQASNTSLSSSNNGDHVCDICHKSFPTGQALGGHKRRHWTGPVSSEAATAPAAGSSSQGTETVQEVKKFEFDLNELPPNEG; encoded by the coding sequence ATGTGTTCTGAATGTGGTAAACAGTGTATGTCTGGTAAGGCTTTAGGAGGTCATAAAAGAATTCATGTGCTCGAAAATCAGAACAAGTCTGGTGAATCCGAAATTGATTGTAGTGTTTGCCATAAGAAGTTCACATCAAGGAAGACTTTATATGGACACATGAGGTTTCATCCAGACAGAGCATGGAAAGGAGTtttgcctcctcctcctcctcctcctccccatcCACTTGGTAATTCATCCTCTTCTACACTCTCTATTGATGATCATCATGTTGGTGAGTTTACAAGCTCggatcatgatgatgatgatgatgatgatggttatGATAACATTGATGCTAAGGATCTAATGCTCTTAGCTACTACTGCGGAAGCTGTTAATCTCGATGTTGCTGAGACTTCTGATTCACACTCTGCCGAagatatgaagaagaagaagaagagaagagtatCTGAGATAGAGAAGGTATCATCATCTACTCATGATCATCATCAGGTTGGGGATGTTGTTGCTTCAGCAGCTGAGGAAGGTAGTGGTGCACGTGAGAAACACGTGTGTGTGACATGCAACAAGTCGTTTACCTCTTATCAAGCTTTAGGAGGTCATAGAGCAAGTCACAACAAGGCCAAAATTTTGGAGAATCATCAAGCTAGGGCAAACAGTGAAGCTTTATTACTTGGAACCGAAGAAAACAGAATCGGTTTAGCTAGTGCTCAAGCATCAAACACATCTTTAAGCAGTAGCAATAATGGAGACCACGTTTGCGACATTTGTCACAAAAGTTTCCCAACGGGTCAAGCTCTTGGAGGTCATAAGAGACGCCATTGGACTGGACCAGTTTCTAGTGAGGCTGCAACCGCTCCAGCAGCAGGTTCTTCTAGTCAAGGAACAGAGACAGTGCAAGAAGTGAAGAAATTTGAGTTTGACTTGAATGAGTTGCCACCTAACGAAGGATAA
- the LOC111198015 gene encoding uncharacterized protein LOC111198015 isoform X1, translated as MFLSTENPPHDPLSSSSPATSSLLHLTTSSHELGQSHLQNFSIRDYAYSNRKNSIKNSWPFSPKSLQICSTHGVTDPLPPFETTASSSSGKQIVSHVHRGTGLAKLGLKGGCSQSRVIKNGFGTSTSVSKSKVEIVVAGTSNNNKNSKKCGRGGGGMVKSKEDTCGGGLVMTTTCPICKTFSSASNTTLNAHIDQCLSADSELPPVSTYKPNKHRVDQRLSVDSAVPPVSSTKPNKPRVNQCLSVDLSVPPVSTKPNKPRAKPQMKVKTMVDIYASAKRCTLEDLDKRNGTTWVSILSHTNRVVADKVSKKRKASPVGVGPVYIDAKGQKLRILTEFSEKKTCTTTTLREQHEGGSSEKKSSSQGSKENSKSLRKRRLGKKHYKYLKLTNLKANNTSEQVPDYQRVFCGEGSSKGHRRIYNQRMLSKPGLVSKRLNEKGHKLYDLRDQPSEDDDDSWSGGERLVLRGTDSSPLKKQKEVSGRNKAMFGSKGAQSRSFRVQMSEKEEASLAVAHLDTLQVKKRLASIQENKYPLGKNVSEVSPRATSMRKVSPQFVANGWRRLSLPVELKKARLDSSEEEEAGKWESEMTQERELSDDDYVSGYDDTPSFDDDDDEESSDEEDEDNSNNNNSRANVLDKSNDATPSERAMYYYSEEVEEMIYRQTTCDEDVRFESEVRGKGSLFVEVDTIPIPGPPGSFLPSPRDMCYDENLGNSSVITSQFHSFDRNSSESPVSAVSNVAPGKLSFPVELSSSYTTTPISFCVPSHHETITEAELMTVGKTEPPPRLRSNDHESCCCCQRKERISEGIALNHQTSHLLQRRGASYSSHLDTTNHPFEESPYMIQQDLELQSKFSSRAVVVPPSPNPVLRLMGKDLMVMNQGEADKVEASRDSLKPPTQFLDSLHCPAGTGLYFNTGLYLRNSFESTHHQPQTPQAQAQTQTQASPFRHSFDDHVRYFSPS; from the exons ATGTTCTTGTCCACTGAGAACCCACCACATGACCcactttcatcttcttctcctgctACTTCCAGTTTATTACATCTCACCACTTCTTCACATGAGTTAGGTCAATCCCATCTCCAAAACTTCTCCATCAG AGATTACGCGTATAGTAACAGAAAGAACAGCATCAAGAACAGCTGGCCATTTTCTCCTAAAAGTCTCCAAATTTGTTCAACTCATGGCGTAACTGATCCTTTGCCACCGTTTGAGACAACGGCTAGTTCATCGTCAGGGAAGCAGATCGTATCTCATGTCCATAGAGGAACTGGTTTGGCTAAACTTGGGCTAAAAGGAGGTTGTAGCCAATCAAGGGTCATCAAGAATGGTTTTGGTACGAGTACAAGTGTTTCGAAGTCTAAGGTAGAGATAGTAGTAGCTGGTACAAGTAATAACAACAAGAACAGTAAAAAGTGTggacgaggaggaggaggaatgGTGAAATCCAAAGAAGATACTTGTGGTGGTGGCCTCGTGATGACGACAACATGTCCTATTTGCAAAACCTTCTCATCAGCTTCCAACACTACTTTGAATGCTCACATCGATCAGTGTCTGTCTGCTGATTCAGAACTGCCACCTGTTAGTACTTATAAGCCAAACAAGCATAGAGTTGATCAGCGTCTGTCTGTTGATTCAGCCGTGCCACCTGTTAGTAGTACTAAGCCAAACAAGCCTAGAGTTAATCAGTGTCTGTCTGTTGATTTATCCGTGCCACCGGTTAGCACCAAGCCAAACAAGCCTAGAGCTAAGCCACAGATGAAAGTTAAAACGATGGTTGATATTTATGCTTCTGCTAAAAGATGCACGTTAGAAGATCTTGACAAGAGAAATGGAACTACGTGGGTGTCCATTTTGAGTCACACGAATCGAGTTGTTGCTGATAAAGTGTCCAAGAAGCGGAAAGCTTCTCCTGTGGGCGTTGGTCCGGTTTATATCGATGCCAAGGGTCAAAAACTGCGGATTCTAACAGAGTTCAGCGAGAAGAAGACTTGTACTACTACTACATTGAGAGAGCAGCATGAGGGTGGTAGTAGTGAAAAGAAGAGTTCAAGCCAAGGTAGTAAAGAAAACAGTAAAAGCTTGAGGAAGAGACGTCTGGGAAAGAAACATTACAAGTATCTTAAACTAACCAATCTCAAAGCCAATAATACATCAGAg CAGGTACCAGATTATCAAAGAGTGTTTTGCGGAGAAGGTAGCAGCAAGGGTCATCGTAGAATCTATAACCAGCGGATGTTATCAAAACCTGGTCTGGTTTCAAAGAGGCTAAATGAGAAAGGACATAAACTTTATGATTTGCGGGATCAGCCAtctgaggatgatgatgattcatGGTCAGGAGGAGAGCGTCTTGTGTTGAGAGGTACTGATTCATCCCCTTTGAAGAAACAGAAGGAAGTCTCTGGAAGGAATAAGGCTATGTTTGGGAGTAAAGGAGCTCAAAGTCGTTCATTTAGAGTTCAGATGAGTGAAAAGGAGGAGGCATCACTTGCAGTAGCTCATTTAGACACCCTCCAAGTCAAGAAGAGACTTGCTTCGATTCAAGAAAATAAGTATCCACTTGGAAAGAATGTCAGCGAGGTTTCTCCTCGTGCAACTAGCATGAGAAAGGTGTCCCCACAATTCGTAGCAAATGGCTGGAGACGACTATCTCTGCCTGTGGAGCTAAAGAAAGCTCGGCTGGATTCgtctgaggaagaagaagctggaAAATGGGAATCTGAAATGACACAAGAACGTGAACTCTCAGATGATGATTATGTTTCTGGTTATGATGATACTCCTTcatttgatgatgatgatgacgaagaAAGTAGTGATGAGGAGGATGAAGATAatagcaacaacaacaacagtagAGCCAATGTGTTGGACAAAAGCAATGATGCTACACCTAGCGAGAGAGCAATGTATTATTACTCTGAAGAAGTTGAGGAAATGATTTATAGGCAAACCACTTGTGATGAAGATGTGAGGTTTGAATCTGAGGTGAGAGGAAAAGGAAGCTTATTTGTAGAGGTTGATACCATTCCCATTCCAGGACCTCCTGGCTCATTTCTACCTAGTCCCAGGGACATGTGTTACGATGAGAATCTTGGAAACTCGTCTGTTATCACAAGCCAGTTCCATTCTTTCGACAGAAACTCATCTGAATCACCTGTTTCTGCTGTTTCAAACGTTGCACCTGGTAAGTTGAGTTTCCCTGTGGAGTTATCTTCTTCCTACACGACAACACCGATAAGCTTTTGTGTTCCATCTCATCATGAGACAATCACCGAGGCTGAGCTGATGACTGTTGGCAAGACAGAACCACCTCCAAGACTTAGAAGCAACGATCATGAGTCTTGTTGTTGTTGCCAGAGAAAAGAGAGAATCTCTGAGGGGATTGCTTTGAATCATCAAACATCTCATCTACTGCAGAGAAGAGGTGCTTCTTATTCGTCACATTTGGATACAACAAATCATCCGTTTGAGGAGTCACCGTACATGATCCAGCAAGACTTAGAACTTCAGAGTAAATTCTCCAGCAGAGCTGTTGTTGTGCCTCCAAGTCCTAACCCGGTTTTGCGGTTGATGGGAAAAGACCTGATGGTCATGAACCAAGGAGAAGCAGACAAGGTAGAAGCATCTCGGGATAGCTTAAAACCACCCACTCAGTTTCTTGATTCTCTTCATTGCCCAGCTGGAACCGGCTTATACTTCAACACAGGTCTCTATTTAAGAAACAGTTTCGAGTCAACACATCATCAACCACAGACACCACAAGCACAAGCACAGACACAAACACAAGCTTCACCATTCCGACACAGTTTTGATGATCATGTAAGGTACTTTTCTCCGAGCTAG